From Calothrix sp. PCC 6303, a single genomic window includes:
- a CDS encoding CHAT domain-containing protein, which produces MTKYLPNLPTLTILTVMPNSKYLLKIVISAITISITAITSSPINHAIASEKSANQLETIAGNKDNSPVQQPNKSSLVKTAKQLNATLVQYSIISNESIVDGKPQTQESELYIWVVKPTGEVEFRKVDLKAWGKIEKSSFLSLFRRERRRLSARSAGTKGAKFEANPKENNSLPDLQKLHQVLIEPIANLLPQKPDEKVIFIPQGELFTVPFAALKDANGKYLIEKYTISTAPSIQALDLLYQRKIKRQGEQPFVAKNITADELLIVGNPTAPKTPLKPGGEACKSQPLPGTEKEAKEIAQIFKAPALIGDAATETVIVEKMPQAKIIHLAANAFSNDCQKGNSPDAIALATSERDDGWLRTEEIQDMKLKADLVVLTGCDTALGRITGDGVIGLSRAFLAAGADSVIGSLWAVDDMATAFLITDFYGNLSRNTDKAGALRQAMLETMKKYPNPRDWAGFTLVGLL; this is translated from the coding sequence ATGACAAAATATCTTCCCAATCTCCCAACCTTAACTATTCTCACAGTCATGCCAAATTCCAAATATCTTTTAAAGATAGTTATCTCGGCAATAACTATCAGTATTACTGCGATAACATCATCCCCAATTAATCACGCGATCGCGTCGGAGAAATCAGCAAATCAGTTAGAGACAATAGCAGGTAACAAAGATAATTCTCCAGTTCAACAACCGAATAAATCATCACTTGTCAAAACAGCAAAACAACTAAACGCCACACTTGTACAGTATTCAATCATCTCGAATGAATCCATCGTTGATGGTAAACCCCAAACTCAAGAATCAGAACTATATATTTGGGTCGTTAAACCTACTGGTGAAGTAGAATTTCGCAAAGTTGACTTAAAAGCTTGGGGGAAAATAGAAAAGAGTTCATTTCTCAGCTTATTTAGAAGAGAACGACGCAGGTTGAGTGCTAGAAGTGCAGGTACAAAAGGAGCTAAATTTGAAGCTAATCCAAAGGAAAATAACTCATTACCAGATTTACAAAAATTGCATCAAGTCTTAATAGAACCCATCGCTAATTTACTCCCACAAAAACCCGATGAAAAAGTTATTTTTATTCCTCAAGGTGAATTGTTCACTGTTCCCTTTGCTGCATTAAAAGACGCAAATGGCAAATATTTGATTGAAAAATATACAATCTCCACTGCACCATCAATTCAGGCATTAGATTTACTTTACCAAAGAAAAATTAAACGTCAGGGTGAACAACCTTTCGTCGCCAAAAATATCACGGCTGATGAATTATTAATAGTAGGTAATCCTACCGCACCAAAAACACCTCTAAAACCAGGAGGGGAAGCCTGTAAATCACAACCATTACCGGGTACAGAGAAAGAAGCAAAGGAAATTGCCCAAATATTTAAAGCACCAGCACTCATAGGTGATGCTGCCACAGAAACTGTAATTGTGGAAAAAATGCCCCAAGCCAAAATAATTCACTTAGCAGCCAATGCTTTTTCTAATGATTGTCAGAAAGGAAACTCTCCTGATGCAATTGCCCTTGCTACTTCGGAACGAGATGATGGTTGGTTGAGAACTGAAGAAATCCAGGATATGAAGCTCAAAGCCGATTTAGTTGTGTTGACTGGTTGCGATACAGCTTTAGGACGTATCACAGGTGATGGTGTCATTGGGCTTTCCCGTGCTTTTTTAGCAGCTGGTGCAGATAGCGTCATTGGTTCACTGTGGGCAGTTGATGATATGGCAACTGCATTTCTGATTACTGATTTTTATGGTAATTTAAGCAGAAATACGGATAAAGCGGGTGCGTTACGTCAAGCGATGCTGGAAACGATGAAAAAGTATCCAAATCCTCGCGATTGGGCTGGTTTTACGTTAGTTGGTTTGTTGTAG
- a CDS encoding tetratricopeptide repeat protein, whose translation MKKITLALGMAVLGAIVSSPKVFAENLNQSAPILVAEAQTQLKPQLQLPSIRPQSTPNSNPGNSNNIETLLNQAAEYLEKDDYDKVIGNCNQVLQQDKNNYGAYILRGIAYTQLEKYQPAVDDFNHAIRIEPNSHYSYFGRGFARVHLKEYEQSIADFNQTIKLESDFAHAYFWRGIAQGYSGNKQGAIADLKQAAELYKKQNKPESAKMALDLLKQIS comes from the coding sequence ATGAAAAAAATCACATTAGCACTTGGCATGGCTGTATTAGGTGCAATTGTCTCCAGTCCCAAAGTATTCGCAGAAAACCTCAATCAATCCGCACCAATTCTTGTTGCTGAAGCCCAAACTCAACTTAAGCCACAACTACAATTACCCTCAATTAGACCCCAATCTACACCTAACTCTAACCCTGGAAATAGCAACAATATCGAGACATTACTAAATCAGGCAGCAGAGTACCTAGAAAAGGATGATTATGACAAAGTAATTGGAAATTGCAACCAGGTTTTACAGCAAGATAAGAATAATTATGGAGCTTATATACTGCGAGGTATAGCATACACCCAGCTAGAAAAATACCAGCCAGCAGTTGATGACTTTAACCACGCAATTCGCATCGAGCCAAATTCCCATTACTCATACTTTGGAAGAGGTTTCGCTCGCGTCCACTTAAAAGAATACGAACAATCAATAGCAGATTTTAATCAAACAATCAAACTAGAATCAGACTTTGCCCATGCTTATTTCTGGCGAGGAATTGCTCAAGGTTATTCAGGTAATAAACAGGGAGCGATCGCAGATTTAAAACAAGCTGCGGAACTCTATAAAAAGCAAAATAAGCCTGAAAGTGCGAAAATGGCGCTCGACCTGCTAAAACAAATTAGTTAG
- a CDS encoding CHAT domain-containing protein — MRKSLNCFNHRGNRVYKAKNKLSIFVYRATFVTVLLSLIFPVGLASSQMREANIKVSTILVAQGKTEEQLKDEARTLNIQGLQLLQQAKYQEALESFQQALVIFRNTGDKPFEGLTLHNIGGVYKNQGKYREALEVLQQALVIFRNYVDKNFEGLTLNGIGTCYEEIGEYQNALSHYQQALNIFEKTKLADGKATSLNNIGEVYRRMGDYQKALENYQQSLILLQQLGNKTHEARTLANIGLLYFNIGQYQQSLELLQKVLEIQKNINDKAGEGRTYTSIGEAYSKQGKKQAALDNLQKGLSISQQIGDTSHEGYTFYSIGMLYYNFQEYQKGLNNFKKALVIAQKIGDKENEARIFNGIGGVYGRQGQHKKALEYHQKALLIAQKNGDKGGEGTYLNNIGAAYISQGKYSEAEKPLFYAIKILESLRATLKDDQKISIFEEQALTYGNLQLALIAQNKTEQALEISERGRARAFIDLLTSKSAKNQESINTIPSITQITKIAQQQKATLVEYSLINDSELYIWVIKPKGEIVFKQVDLKSLKTPLKNLVETSRQSIGVIKQRGAEIKNPPLPSPENQKKRLQQLHELLITPIANHLPKNPSDRVIFIPHESLFLVPFPALKDANNKYLIEKHTILTAPAIQVLDYTRKNTETLNIASLQPGDTLLVGNPNMPITGIPPIQQRPLPGTEKEANKIAPILNTQPLIGKQATKSAVLQKISTAKIIHLATHGLLYGFGERIPGAIALAPDTPGVNEGLLKTTEIINLNLKADLVVLSACDTGGGEITGDGVVGLSRSLLTAGAESVIVSLWAVDDSSTSDLMVEFYSQLQQNPDKAKALRQAMLSTMKKHPHPIHWGAFTLIGNAE; from the coding sequence ATGCGTAAAAGTCTGAATTGCTTTAATCACAGAGGTAATAGGGTTTATAAAGCCAAAAATAAGTTATCAATATTTGTTTATCGGGCTACATTTGTTACTGTGTTGCTTTCGCTGATATTTCCCGTAGGTTTAGCATCTTCGCAGATGAGGGAAGCAAATATTAAGGTTAGCACTATATTAGTGGCACAAGGGAAAACAGAGGAACAACTTAAAGATGAGGCAAGAACACTTAATATCCAAGGTCTTCAGCTATTACAGCAGGCTAAATATCAAGAAGCTTTAGAAAGTTTTCAGCAAGCACTAGTTATTTTCAGAAACACAGGAGACAAACCATTTGAAGGGCTTACTCTTCATAATATTGGAGGAGTTTACAAGAATCAAGGTAAGTATAGAGAAGCCTTAGAAGTTTTACAGCAAGCATTAGTGATTTTTAGAAATTATGTAGATAAAAACTTTGAAGGTTTAACTCTCAATGGAATTGGAACTTGTTACGAGGAAATAGGTGAGTATCAAAATGCTTTAAGTCATTATCAACAAGCTTTAAATATTTTTGAAAAAACTAAACTCGCCGATGGTAAAGCTACAAGCTTGAATAATATTGGAGAAGTGTACCGTCGTATGGGGGACTACCAAAAAGCTTTAGAGAATTATCAGCAATCATTAATTCTTCTTCAGCAACTAGGTAACAAAACGCATGAAGCTAGAACACTTGCTAATATAGGATTGCTATATTTTAACATAGGGCAGTATCAACAATCTTTAGAATTACTTCAAAAAGTTTTAGAAATTCAGAAAAATATAAATGATAAAGCTGGTGAAGGTAGAACTTACACAAGTATTGGAGAAGCTTATTCTAAACAGGGTAAAAAACAAGCCGCTTTAGATAACCTTCAGAAAGGTTTATCGATTTCTCAACAAATTGGAGACACATCTCATGAGGGTTATACGTTCTATAGTATTGGAATGCTATACTACAACTTTCAAGAGTATCAAAAAGGATTAAACAATTTTAAAAAAGCATTGGTCATTGCTCAAAAAATTGGTGATAAAGAGAATGAGGCTAGAATATTCAATGGGATAGGAGGAGTTTACGGTCGTCAGGGACAGCACAAAAAAGCATTAGAGTATCATCAAAAAGCATTATTAATCGCTCAAAAAAATGGTGATAAAGGTGGAGAAGGCACGTATCTCAATAATATTGGAGCAGCTTATATTTCTCAAGGTAAATACTCTGAAGCTGAAAAACCCCTTTTCTATGCTATTAAAATTTTGGAGTCATTACGGGCTACACTAAAAGATGACCAAAAAATATCAATATTTGAAGAACAAGCTTTAACCTACGGTAATTTACAATTAGCCTTAATCGCGCAAAATAAAACAGAACAAGCATTAGAAATATCCGAGCGCGGTAGAGCAAGAGCTTTTATAGATTTATTGACATCAAAATCAGCCAAAAATCAAGAATCGATTAACACAATTCCATCCATCACTCAAATAACAAAAATAGCTCAACAACAAAAAGCCACGCTTGTCGAATATTCCCTAATCAACGACTCAGAACTCTACATTTGGGTAATTAAACCCAAAGGAGAAATCGTCTTCAAACAAGTAGATTTAAAATCCCTCAAAACACCTCTAAAAAATTTAGTAGAAACCAGTCGTCAATCTATCGGTGTTATAAAACAACGTGGTGCTGAAATTAAAAACCCACCCCTACCAAGTCCAGAAAATCAAAAGAAACGCTTACAACAACTCCACGAACTCCTAATTACACCGATCGCCAACCATCTCCCCAAAAATCCGAGCGATCGCGTAATTTTTATCCCCCATGAATCCCTATTTCTCGTCCCCTTCCCAGCGCTCAAGGATGCAAACAACAAATACCTGATTGAAAAGCATACCATCCTCACTGCTCCAGCAATTCAGGTATTAGACTACACCCGTAAAAACACAGAAACATTAAATATTGCATCTCTGCAACCGGGAGATACATTACTGGTAGGGAACCCAAATATGCCAATTACAGGGATTCCCCCCATACAACAACGTCCTTTACCCGGTACGGAAAAAGAAGCGAACAAAATAGCTCCCATTCTCAACACTCAACCTCTTATTGGTAAACAAGCAACAAAATCTGCCGTACTACAGAAAATATCAACTGCCAAAATAATTCATTTAGCCACACATGGGTTACTTTATGGCTTTGGGGAAAGAATACCAGGTGCGATCGCACTTGCTCCCGATACTCCTGGTGTCAACGAAGGATTGCTCAAAACAACCGAAATAATTAACTTAAATTTGAAAGCAGACTTAGTAGTTTTAAGTGCTTGCGATACAGGTGGAGGGGAAATCACAGGTGATGGAGTCGTGGGATTATCCCGTTCCTTGCTGACTGCGGGAGCAGAGAGTGTCATCGTTTCCCTGTGGGCAGTTGATGATAGTTCCACCTCAGATTTAATGGTGGAATTTTACAGCCAACTACAGCAAAATCCTGACAAAGCCAAAGCCCTACGTCAAGCAATGTTAAGCACAATGAAAAAACATCCCCATCCCATACACTGGGGAGCTTTCACCCTCATTGGCAACGCAGAATAA
- a CDS encoding CHASE2 domain-containing protein: MSNFYLKVQHIEKLCLFQLSWGKGQQLNVTIPYPQNITIFYQDWQRSYLNYYKNYKAQSVRGRIADSGVLATPPTDWHGKLVQAEAKFLLEFHKWLRCGELYEIRMALANVAVEKEKIEPSSQFPEVTNLFVTCNTIDLERFPWESWEIGTEFALSSGKVRIVRTPINIHQGFAQKNHRLTRKVRVLAILGDETGLDFQAEKEAMRQFKNIIDVKFVGLQSEASIPDLKTKIKEALTSESGWDILFFAGHSNENNITGGEISIAKNATLSISEIAPFLSIAIKRGLQFAIFNSCNGLNIANSLIDLGLSQVAVMREPVHNAVAGEFLLHFLQALAEFKDVHEALLLSSQYLKTEKNLTYPSAYLIPSLFRHPEAPLFKVEPFGIKQRLQKIIPARKEAIALTALLLISLQISIQNHLLGHRLWVQALYRQLTGKFYQQEVPPVLLIKIDDESIKKSKGKISNPRPMNREYIASLVNQLTDRNAKIIGIDFVLDRHQPANDKILAQAIKKGVNTSPNPTWFIFAGEESNAGVWQTVIPDIASSNWSLDGEIEILLCHNVQRRPCYLTLLPSSGNNSKPFPFAGILALSHQLQSFIDYSRKDSKNNFQIPQPKLDSQSNFWQQLNNYLNQNKQNTLENNILNSPRSRLQPITYYSAIIAQTWLHPIIDFSIPPNQIYESVPAWKLLEQDSKNLPLANLQKQVVIIAPGGYDEAGMSMDKEDNFDVPPALDFWRLQQGNNSKIIPGGEVHAYMVHHFLTQRLVIPIPDVWILGIAVLMGKYLYFLLRKHPRYRWQWLMLLSLLTVVYGIISLEIYISSLAILLPCFLPSATVWTYFTSAFLRRKNHE; this comes from the coding sequence ATGAGCAACTTTTATCTCAAAGTTCAACACATCGAAAAACTTTGTTTATTTCAACTCTCTTGGGGAAAAGGACAGCAGCTAAATGTGACAATTCCCTATCCTCAAAATATCACCATATTCTATCAAGATTGGCAACGTTCCTATCTAAATTATTACAAAAATTACAAAGCACAATCAGTACGTGGTCGGATAGCAGATAGTGGTGTTCTTGCTACTCCTCCGACTGATTGGCACGGAAAATTAGTTCAAGCTGAAGCTAAATTTTTGTTGGAATTTCATAAATGGTTGCGTTGTGGAGAATTATATGAAATTCGTATGGCTTTGGCTAATGTAGCAGTAGAAAAAGAAAAGATAGAACCCTCTTCTCAATTTCCAGAAGTCACAAATCTTTTTGTTACTTGTAACACCATAGATTTAGAACGCTTTCCTTGGGAATCGTGGGAAATTGGTACAGAATTTGCACTTTCTTCTGGCAAAGTTCGCATTGTTCGTACACCAATAAATATTCATCAAGGATTTGCACAGAAAAATCATCGACTTACTCGTAAAGTGAGAGTATTAGCAATTTTAGGAGATGAAACTGGCTTGGATTTTCAAGCTGAGAAGGAAGCAATGCGTCAATTTAAAAATATAATTGATGTCAAATTTGTCGGATTGCAGTCAGAAGCAAGTATTCCAGATTTAAAAACTAAAATTAAAGAGGCTCTTACCTCAGAATCAGGCTGGGATATCTTGTTTTTTGCTGGACACAGTAATGAAAATAATATCACAGGAGGAGAAATTAGTATTGCTAAAAACGCCACTTTATCCATTAGTGAAATTGCACCATTCTTAAGTATTGCAATAAAGCGTGGTTTACAATTTGCAATTTTCAACTCCTGCAATGGTTTGAATATTGCTAACTCTCTTATTGACTTGGGTTTAAGTCAAGTTGCTGTGATGCGTGAACCAGTTCATAATGCGGTAGCAGGAGAATTTTTACTACACTTTTTACAAGCTTTAGCGGAATTTAAAGATGTTCACGAAGCTTTATTGTTATCCTCACAATATCTAAAAACAGAGAAAAATCTGACATATCCCAGTGCTTATTTAATCCCTTCTTTATTTCGTCATCCCGAAGCACCTTTATTTAAGGTTGAACCATTTGGAATTAAACAAAGGCTCCAAAAAATTATTCCTGCTCGCAAAGAAGCGATCGCACTTACAGCTTTATTATTAATTAGCTTACAAATTTCTATCCAAAATCACTTATTAGGACACAGATTATGGGTACAAGCTCTCTATCGTCAACTCACAGGAAAGTTTTACCAGCAAGAGGTTCCTCCCGTATTACTCATAAAAATAGACGACGAATCAATTAAAAAATCTAAAGGCAAAATTAGTAATCCTAGACCGATGAACCGCGAATATATCGCAAGTTTAGTCAATCAACTAACAGATAGAAATGCAAAAATAATCGGTATTGACTTTGTATTAGATCGACACCAACCAGCAAACGATAAAATCTTAGCTCAAGCAATCAAAAAAGGGGTTAATACATCACCTAATCCAACTTGGTTTATATTCGCAGGAGAAGAATCTAATGCTGGAGTTTGGCAAACTGTGATACCAGATATTGCTAGCTCAAATTGGAGTTTAGATGGTGAAATAGAAATATTATTGTGTCATAATGTACAGCGTAGACCTTGTTATTTGACACTGTTACCATCATCGGGGAATAATTCAAAACCTTTCCCTTTTGCAGGTATATTAGCTTTATCGCATCAATTACAATCTTTTATCGATTATTCTAGGAAAGATAGTAAAAATAATTTCCAAATTCCCCAACCGAAACTAGATAGTCAAAGCAATTTTTGGCAGCAGTTAAATAATTATCTGAACCAGAATAAACAGAATACCCTAGAGAATAATATTTTGAATTCACCTCGTTCTCGGTTGCAACCAATCACCTATTATAGTGCTATCATTGCCCAAACTTGGCTGCATCCGATTATTGATTTTTCCATCCCTCCCAATCAAATATATGAATCCGTCCCTGCGTGGAAATTGTTAGAGCAAGATAGTAAAAATCTACCCTTAGCGAACCTACAAAAACAAGTAGTTATTATCGCACCAGGGGGATATGATGAAGCGGGAATGTCGATGGATAAAGAAGATAATTTTGATGTACCACCAGCACTAGATTTTTGGCGACTGCAACAGGGAAACAATAGCAAAATCATACCTGGTGGAGAAGTTCATGCATATATGGTGCATCATTTTCTCACGCAGAGATTGGTTATACCTATTCCCGATGTTTGGATATTGGGGATTGCTGTCTTGATGGGGAAATATCTCTACTTTTTATTACGCAAACATCCCCGGTATCGTTGGCAATGGTTGATGTTACTTTCTTTACTAACGGTCGTTTATGGAATTATTAGTTTGGAAATATATATATCATCCCTAGCAATTCTCTTACCTTGCTTTTTACCATCTGCTACTGTTTGGACATATTTCACATCAGCTTTTTTACGGAGAAAAAATCATGAATAA